A region of Trypanosoma brucei brucei TREU927 chromosome 1, complete sequence DNA encodes the following proteins:
- a CDS encoding variant surface glycoprotein (VSG)-related, putative (GPI-Anchor Signal predicted for Tb927.1.5060 by DGPI v2.04 with cleavage site probability 2.4940002 near 327), with amino-acid sequence MWKKSVELIVGVTLVMTYVSSAEQVILNTKEFQTLCGFVRLTEQINELLERMKGKPGVDVLPLQKKVKDILFGTRIGDVGKMNWGYYRELDCGQDSGNHQTKGGEALMKDLVCLCEGTDQQSPPGGLCYEGNTKKNSRGGWNNAGAHRNTWTSLKSECTREHGEGLLAESEFQEMKKQLKERLKERKDIRTSAREGTFYTYGGNTSNGLQTCSGAKSDNDGICVMYPKESDGDNTSGIEWLNELEGLVKEVEKMNKDESAGGNTKPSTDGQPSMEKKPKSNTKPSTGENSPAKGLEGSQKDGNPNAQTTTSTEKDATTARPPEEQKSSSKIILQFLWIFLFWLFV; translated from the coding sequence ATGTGGAAGAAATCAGTGGAATTAATTGTGGGCGTGACTTTAGTAATGACATATGTGTCTAGCGCGGAGCAGGTTATACTTAATACGAAGGAGTTCCAAACGTTGTGCGGATTTGTTAGGTTGACAGAACAAATAAATGAGCTACTGGAGCGAATGAAGGGAAAGCCTGGAGTAGATGTGTTAcctctacaaaaaaaagtcaaagaCATATTGTTTGGAACGCGAATTGGAGATGTGGGAAAAATGAATTGGGGATATTATAGAGAACTGGATTGTGGCCAAGATAGTGGAAACCATCAAACTAAAGGGGGAGAAGCTCTCATGAAAGAtcttgtttgcttgtgcgAAGGAACGGACCAGCAATCGCCACCCGGGGGACTTTGTTATGAGggaaacaccaaaaaaaatagccGCGGCGGATGGAATAATGCAGGAGCCCACAGAAACACATGGACCAGTTTGAAAAGTGAATGTACAAGGGAACATGGAGAAGGTCTGTTAGCCGAGAGTGAATTTCAAGAGATGAAAAAGCAACTCAAAGAGCGGCTAAAGGAGCGTAAAGATATTCGTACAAGCGCACGTGAAGGCACGTTTTATACTTATGGGGGTAACACAAGCAATGGATTGCAGACGTGCAGTGGGGCAAAATCAGACAACGACGGCATTTGTGTAATGTATCCAAAGGAATCTGATGGGGACAACACGAGTGGTATTGAATGGCTTAATGAGCTTGAAGGTCTGGTGAAAGAAGTTGAGAAAATGAACAAGGATGAAAGTGCAGGTGGAAACACAAAACCAAGTACGGACGGGCAACCAAGCATGGAAAAAAAGCCAAAGTCAAATACAAAGCCAAGCACAGGGGAGAACTCACCAGCTAAGGGGTTAGAAGGATCACAAAAAGATGGAAACCCAAATGCGCAAACAACTACCAGTACTGAGAAAGATGCCACTACGGCAAGACCACcagaagaacaaaagagtTCGTCCAAAATTATTTTACAATTTCTATggatatttttattttggttgtTTGTATAA
- a CDS encoding hypothetical protein, unlikely (unlikely gene predicted by glimmer) codes for MSVEEVKSSYRCRDQETGWREWRNNFSFLRPFKKFLKLDNFNAQ; via the coding sequence ATGTCGGTAGAGGAAGTAAAAAGTAGCTACCGTTGCAGGGACCAGGAGACAGGGTGGAGGGAATGGAGgaataatttttcttttttacgcCCATTTAAAAAGTTTCTCAAACTGGATAATTTCAATGCtcaataa
- a CDS encoding expression site-associated gene (ESAG) protein; expression site-associated gene 9 (ESAG9) (GPI-Anchor Signal predicted for Tb927.1.5080 by DGPI v2.04 with cleavage site probability 2.3220003 near 240) — protein sequence MLGLTTILFSTLIVIASSGESKASVGTSVAEQRCDGYWDSSSGGGRCRPWSTGAVDPKTVSTRQTPVSPVLKSQKPDVTGDDAQVHKMQEGAASSPIVESGASQSAPGTEETSNKVTVQLSGVAIGGRSDKIEQPSLSSRISEPAANAATDYSEQKVGQEGQRLGTAEGLEGAKYNGRDGGKEGKKVSEEQTPGPDSRHALQMSMRGAASPRGHSHMAGVTTDDLDAQDPAQNSAHERRSAAQKRCAVVVAAAFSFICL from the coding sequence ATGCTCGGGCTTACAACAATCTTATTTTCGACACTAATAGTGATTGCATCAAGCGGTGAATCGAAAGCTTCAGTGGGCACTTCGGTCGCCGAGCAGAGATGCGATGGATACTGGGACTCCTCCAGTGGGGGCGGACGGTGCCGGCCTTGGAGTACGGGAGCAGTCGATCCAAAGACTGTAAGCACGCGGCAGACTCCAGTTTCCCCAGTTCTTAAAAGCCAGAAACCAGATGTGACCGGTGACGATGCCCAAGTACACAAAATGCAGGAGGGTGCTGCATCGAGTCCAATCGTAGAGAGTGGAGCTAGTCAATCGGCTCCTGGTACTGAGGAAACCTCTAACAAAGTGACCGTGCAACTAAGTGGTGTTGCAATTGGTGGCAGGAGTGACAAGATTGAACAGCCATCTCTCAGCTCCCGAATCTCCGAGCCGGCGGCAAACGCGGCGACTGACTACAGCGAACAGAAAGTGGGTCAAGAAGGGCAGAGATTAGGAACTGCAGAGGGACTAGAAGGCGCGAAATACAACGGCAGAGATGGtgggaaagaggggaaaaaggtTTCAGAGGAGCAAACACCAGGGCCTGATAGCCGGCACGCCTTGCAGATGTCGATGCGGGGCGCAGCTTCGCCGCGAGGGCATAGCCATATGGCGGGAGTCACGACAGATGATTTGGATGCGCAGGACCCAGCACAAAACAGTGCCCATGAGAGGAGAAGCGCGGCGCAAAAAAGATGTGCAGTAGTGGTCGCCGCAGCGTTCAGCTTCATATGCCTTTGA
- a CDS encoding expression site-associated gene 2 (ESAG2) protein, putative (GPI-Anchor Signal predicted for Tb927.1.5100 by DGPI v2.04 with cleavage site probability 0.15599999 near 435) produces the protein MNRITMRYEIVFTVGLFATVLSPSFQGDMVGYKWATESINWSAITRLVGVNDKYHNAGEFETLCRIYRITQAEAPQPSFENREKEGEIMNKLEEMVKQTAGAGVNNSSSKSGSSTTAYQEIRKLLEKAKKLKEEIEANRTKALYASRSAEDNMLRAVYGDAVDVARNENKTLEQAMRGNKSLLFNNVENAGTSCGSYGDKLVGKTLINDFFCLCVGEAKKVQIKKSVAKDEYDPTYDGVYNGFNCPCKDEMRRPRSGSWTMMAEFCVSGEDNCNPENIKYNYTEAWDVISKACVYKNIASNVKTLKSALAHFDSLVNLEQDKYQVRGILGYANAEENTDHICTGHTAGFTCVSYNHTLENGGIPWYNRLTNATEQLQEMDKYAKEADSHLHELEEYQHEAEEIFLEVKLGGDAELWKSSQGKGDGEGDNTVVDNDGLTHLNIATGGFTLLVLSLICTL, from the coding sequence ATGAACAGGATCACGATGAGGTATGAAATAGTGTTTACTGTTGGGCTGTTTGCGACTGTTttatctccttcctttcaggGCGATATGGTTGGGTACAAGTGGGCCACAGAATCTATAAACTGGAGTGCGATTACCAGGCTCGTCGGCGTCAACGACAAGTACCACAACGCTGGTGAGTTCGAGACACTGTGCAGGATTTACAGAATTACGCAGGCTGAAGCTCCACAACCTTCCTTTGAGAATcgcgaaaaggaaggagagattATGAAtaagttggaggaaatggtCAAACAGACGGCGGGCGCTGGTGTTAATAACAGTTCAAGCAAGTCAGGTAGCAGCACAACAGCATATCAGGAGATAAGGAAACTACTtgaaaaagcgaaaaaactgaaggaagaaattgAGGCGAATAGGACAAAAGCCTTATACGCAAGTCGTTCTGCTGAAGATAATATGCTGAGAGCTGTGTATGGCGACGCTGTGGATGTTGCAAGAAATGAGAATAAAACTCTAGAGCAAGCcatgaggggaaacaaatcaCTGCTGTTCAATAATGTCGAAAATGCGGGCACGAGCTGCGGTTCTTATGGAGACAAGCTAGTTGGAAAGACACTAATTAATGACTTTTTCTGCCTATGTGTGGGAGAGGCTAAGAAAGTACAAATCAAGAAAAGTGTAGCAAAAGATGAATATGACCCAACCTATGACGGTGTTTATAATGGGTTTAATTGTCCCTGCAAGGATGAGATGAGGAGACCGAGAAGTGGTAGTTGGACCATGATGGCTGAATTTTGTGTAAGTGGGGAGGATAATTGTAACCCTGAAAACATAAAATACAACTATACTGAGGCATGGGATGTGATCAGCAAAGCTTGTGTATACAAGAATATTGCATCGAATGTGAAAACCTTAAAGAGTGCACTAGCTCACTTTGATTCACTAGTAAATTTGGAACAGGATAAATATCAGGTGAGGGGTATTCTTGGGTATGCAAATGCTGAAGAAAACACTGATCACATATGTACGGGTCATACTGCTGGATTCACATGTGTTAGTTACAATCACACACTTGAAAATGGTGGGATTCCATGGTACAATCGTCTTACTAACGCTACTGAGCAACTGCAAGAAATGGATAAATATGCCAAGGAGGCTGACAGTCATCTTCATGAGTTGGAAGAATACCAACAtgaggcagaggaaataTTTCTTGAGGTGAAGCTAGGAGGTGATGCGGAGCTATGGAAAAGTAGCCAAGGTAAGGGTGATGGTGAGGGTGATAATACAGTGGTAGATAATGATGGACTTACTCATTTGAATATTGCAACTGGGGGTTTTACATTATTAGTTTTATCTCTTATTTGTACGCTTTAG
- a CDS encoding expression site-associated gene 11 (ESAG11) protein, putative (GPI-Anchor Signal predicted for Tb927.1.5110 by DGPI v2.04, no cleavage site predicted): MKVVSLFLAACLVILGAASKAVTEQPSGKAMTLKGAETLCNLSHALRVVGAKTQDKQKNATEMVDKFREWRHQHGVKGRTWKAIVQGLEKIGVVNESYMEGIKKTYAKMEKIMNNTDKALQVMDTSFLNIVRVSYHVVNASLSIGQVLRDLVVLFEQTKGSENSWCCLVKTASSGNGCGSDGKRELASAPEECNMSVTKDMSDDGVLTTLNNYKTDQPVELTDNNSAKCWIMGTEEVANGGAGSFIVGTTGGFVTYSQGSAVIMKSSDMVLKLISNYTSIRDGYESITQQYRDVEPTLTSFAELENKLKKLLTQSPMVRRYFKENGRKRKGTVGDDDVIDEEGFTMRKQHTLMGLMAFAAVLVM; the protein is encoded by the coding sequence ATGAAGGTGGTATCACTTTTTCTTGCAGCGTGTCTGGTAATATTGGGTGCTGCCAGTAAGGCAGTGACGGAGCAGCCTTCCGGTAAGGCCATGACACTCAAGGGAGCTGAAACATTATGCAATCTCAGTCATGCCTTGAGGGTTGTGGGTGCTAAGACTcaggacaaacaaaagaatgcgACAGAAATGGTGGATAAGTTTCGGGAGTGGAGACATCAGCATGGTGTAAAGGGGAGGACATGGAAGGCAATAGTGCAGGGTTTGGAGAAGATAGGTGTTGTTAATGAAAGTTACATGGAAGGtataaagaaaacatatgcgaaaatggaaaagataatGAACAATACAGACAAGGCTCTGCAGGTAATGGATACTAGTTTTTTAAACATTGTAAGAGTTTCCTATCATGTTGTGAATGCATCACTGTCAATAGGACAAGTATTGAGGGATCTGGTAGTATTGTTTGAGCAAAcaaagggaagtgaaaataGTTGGTGCTGTTTGGTAAAAACTGCCTCTTCAGGAAATGGATGTGGAAGTGATGGTAAACGCGAGTTGGCTAGCGCTCCAGAAGAGTGTAATATGTCTGTTACAAAGGATATGTCAGATGATGGTGTGTTGACTACGCtaaataattataaaacCGATCAACCGGTTGAATTAACGGACAATAACAGCGCTAAGTGCTGGATCATGGGTACGGAAGAGGTTGCAAATGGAGGAGCTGGATCTTTTATAGTGGGAACTACTGGAGGTTTCGTTACCTATAGCCAAGGTTCTGCCGTTATCATGAAATCTAGTGACATGGTGCTCAAACTCATCAGCAATTACACTTCAATCAGAGACGGGTATGAAAGTATTACACAACAGTACCGTGATGTAGAGCCAACTCTTACTTCCTTTGCCGAACTtgaaaataaactaaaaaaattgttaaCTCAGAGTCCGATGGTGCGTAGGTATTTCAAGGAGAATGGAAGGAAACGCAAGGGAACTGTCGGTGACGATGATGTTATAGATGAAGAAGGATTCacaatgaggaagcaacatACCCTAATGGGTTTAATGGCTTTTGCAGCAGTTTTGGTTATGTGA
- a CDS encoding expression site-associated gene (ESAG) protein; expression site-associated gene 1 (ESAG1), with translation MKVTIAELVVLLFSVICIDGKEENGCTLITDYHGDAPLSESVCYLSCLSDALNKLYADGENKLFVNEEVYANAFRILDDMEGRTGESVRYLSIISGVMEGKHDKLKKLISYGNAMGDLVAKAGGLFAEVNESVRAVRKEIPGALIKVNKYYTAIAVITRTVWDDVEALERDSDPNCHGEKIKNVGEFQVTCGEHFCPLKEGVNESTLQKYKDGCLEINVQDKSGQISECLNLPRNSLYKNGAVKYSSDGTNWYGNGNTYFQLKLHVHSMLSPLTIPLGAGQPPSAPLDMMASITSLYSRFNEIHKNFTSLLLNTNFTGIVNSSNSDF, from the coding sequence ATGAAAGTTACGATAGCGGAATtggttgttttgttattttctgtaATTTGTATTGatgggaaggaggagaatgGGTGCACGTTGATAACAGATTATCACGGTGACGCACCTTTAAGTGAGTCCGTATGTTATCTCAGTTGTCTTTCAGATGCATTAAATAAATTATACGCTGATGGAGAGAACAAACTGTTTGTGAATGAGGAAGTGTATGCAAATGCATTTCGTATATTGGATGATATGGAAGGAAGAACAGGTGAAAGTGTTAGATATTTGAGTATTATTAGCGGTGtaatggaagggaaacatGATAAATTGAAAAAGCTTATATCGTATGGAAATGCAATGGGGGACCTTGTAGCTAAGGCAGGTGGATTATTTGCTGAGGTTAATGAAAGTGTGAGGgcagtgaggaaagaaataccTGGTGCCCTTATAAAAGTGAATAAATATTATACGGCTATTGCTGTGATCACAAGGACTGTGTGGGATGATGTTGAGGCATTGGAGCGTGACAGTGATCCGAACTGCCATGgcgaaaaaattaaaaatgttGGTGAGTTCCAAGTTACGTGTGGCGAACATTTCTGCCCACTAAAAGAAGGTGTTAACGAAAGTACTCTTCAGAAATATAAGGATGGATGCCTTGAAATAAATGTTCAAGATAAGTCTGGCCAAATAAGTGAATGCCTTAACTTACCAAGGAATAGTTTGTACAAAAATGGCGCAGTAAAGTATTCAAGTGACGGAACGAATTGGTATGGAAACGGTAATACTTATTTTCAACTCAAACTCCACGTTCATAGTATGCTTTCCCCTCTCACAATTCCCCTTGGTGCTGGCCAACCACCTTCTGCACCCCTAGACATGATGGCTAGTATTACTTCCCTGTACTCTCGCTTCAACGAGATACACAAAAACTTTACTTCATTGCTACTTAACACCAATTTTACTGGAATTGTGAATAGTAGTAATTCCGATTTTTAA
- a CDS encoding hypothetical protein, unlikely (unlikely gene predicted by glimmer): MHVRTFLYLLANAFACMSVFLCARARFPHKFILPFRCCIFMGKTAQLRAGNVIIS, from the coding sequence ATGCATGTACGTACATTTCTTTACCTGTTAGCCAACGCGTTTGCATGCATGTCTGTGTTTCTGTGTGCCCGTGCTCGCTTCCCTCATAAGTTTATCTTGCCTTTCCGTTGCTGCATTTTTATGGGAAAAACTGCACAGTTGCGCGCTGGCAACGTAATAATATCTTGA
- a CDS encoding hypothetical protein (gene predicted by glimmer): MASHNEYLDIMEFNPKKARDLYVQTVSCDDAAHLSVQEYLQKALNEVNGRILGIPKQEQSGEDLCGEEELDYCALWHCLENRLVVSMYVRQGLT; encoded by the coding sequence ATGGCGAGTCACAACGAATATTTGGATATTATGGAGTTTAATCCGAAGAAAGCACGGGATCTTTATGTACAAACTGTTTCATGTGACGACGCAGCTCATCTTTCTGTTCAAGAGTATCTTCAGAAAGCCTTGAACGAAGTCAATGGACGCATTCTTGGAATACCAAAACAGGAGCAAAGTGGAGAGGATTTGTGCGGCGAGGAAGAACTGGATTATTGTGCACTCTGGCACTGCCTTGAAAATAGACTGGTTGTTTCAATGTATGTTAGACAAGGGCTGACTTGA
- a CDS encoding variant surface glycoprotein (VSG)-related, putative, whose amino-acid sequence MWKFKVLVAAAVVIIAAQINSVKIVNQEEFEILCGFVRLTLAPAPLIQLSQRIKNEAVGAAVDAIYSEPNQEHLWKKLSPNCEAHQISDRESVCDAYARFKHEAEERLKTSRLTEPELTDYSPDVLDHLEKAFKLYQASELEGKQTSIVTLQEGINSIMYGENDSGGNSLWGDHFRNEDCGTVLGQRPKYAGGALVTDLLCLCAQHVNGSDTKHLCCEGCSWRSNTTVWSEEGGLKLQWEILREKCIGYNMDLANPKDRLKRLREEMECRTVPRGIGSRKGLFVYTYGELEKRELVSCGGEDRQDSGACVLYEWGGTQIQTARIPWMQRLEKLVDMLPNVSEESDRMEKRRRQIENIVYRVNETSKKQPKLEKKEALSQQDTPHPPLGDVLQTFTDNPNTEGEAREKQQVKNDSSDKSVEIKPAEGRTPGIGIRPLKSASKIGTPLTMFLLLL is encoded by the coding sequence ATGTGGAAGTTTAAGGTGTTGGTGGCGGCTGCGGTAGTTATTATAGCAGCACAAATTAATTCAGTGAAAATAGTTAACCAAGAGGAGTTTGAAATACTGTGTGGTTTTGTGCGTTTAACACTTGCACCAGCACCACTAATACAATTGTCTCAGAGGATAAAAAATGAAGCTGTGGGTGCGGCGGTGGATGCAATTTATTCTGAGCCCAATCAGGAACATCTGTGGAAAAAGCTATCACCAAATTGTGAAGCGCACCAAATAAGTGACAGGGAAAGCGTGTGCGATGCCTATGCAAGGTTCAAACATGAGGCGGAAGAGCGATTGAAAACGTCTAGACTCACAGAACCAGAACTGACGGACTATTCACCTGATGTTCTCGATCATCTAGAGAAAGCGTTCAAACTCTATCAAGCGAGTGAGCTTGAGGGTAAACAAACTAGTATCGTAACTTTGCAAGAGGGGATAAACTCAATTATGTATGGAGAGAATGACAGTGGTGGCAATTCCCTGTGGGGAGACCACTTTCGCAACGAAGATTGCGGAACTGTGCTGGGGCAACGTCCAAAATATGCTGGTGGCGCGCTAGTTACGGACCTTTTGTGCTTATGTGCGCAGCACGTGAATGGAAGTGACACCAAGCATCTGTGTTGCGAAGGCTGCAGCTGGAGAAGTAATACTACTGTGTGGAGCGAGGAAGGCGGTCTTAAACTACAGTGGGAGATACTCAGGGAGAAATGTATCGGGTACAACATGGATCTCGCAAATCCAAAAGACAGACTGAAGAGACTACGTGAAGAAATGGAGTGCAGAACCGTGCCAAGAGGCATCGGTAGCCGTAAAggattgtttgtttacacATATGGTGAGCTGGAAAAGCGGGAACTGGTCTCTTGCGGCGGGGAAGACCGACAGGATTCTGGAGCGTGTGTCCTCTATGAATGGGGAGGAACCCAAATCCAAACCGCAAGAATACCTTGGATGCAGCGACTCGAGAAACTTGTCGACATGTTGCCAAATGTTTCGGAGGAATCAGACagaatggaaaaaagaaggagacaAATAGAGAACATCGTGTATCGAGTAAACGAAACTTCAAAAAAACAGCCCAAATTAGAGAAGAAAGAGGCGTTATCACAACAAGATACACCACACCCACCTCTCGGAGATGTACTCCAAACATTTACTGACAACCCCAACACTGAGGGCGAAGCTAGGGAAAAGCAACAAGTAAAGAATGATTCTTCAGACAAATCTGTTGAGATTAAGCCCGCTGAGGGGCGAACCCCAGGAATCGGTATCCGTCCACTAAAAAGTGCGAGTAAAATTGGTACACCCCTGACgatgtttttattgttattatga
- a CDS encoding expression site-associated gene (ESAG) protein; expression site-associated gene 1 (ESAG1) encodes MKVAVFQWLIWAFLMACACGKDDYTLVTDHEGDAPLNESVCYLSCLSDALNNLYSDSEKRLFVNEEVYANASRILDDMEGKSGESTKYLSVISSVISKQNDKLEKLISYGNEMGDLVANVGGLFSEVNESVRAVREVLPSALIRANKYYTAIAEIVRTVWDDVNRPLKQDEAKCGNQNFGSVGEPKNECVYRTCPLGDGVSEDTLQHYKKGGIEINVQTGSVSECFNRPRDNLYRNGAEKHSSDVLKWLEGETTRLQLTVEVQKIFGPLIVPFAAGQSPSALRAMMSNITFLYSHFKEVHSNFTLMLHDTNITDNLNSTHSTI; translated from the coding sequence ATGAAGGTTGCCGTTTTTCAATGGTTAATTTGGGCATTTTTAATGGCTTGTGCTTGCGGCAAGGATGACTATACGTTGGTGACTGATCATGAAGGTGACGCGCCTTTAAACGAGTCCGTATGTTATCTCAGTTGTCTTTCAGATGCATTAAACAACTTATACAGCGATAGTGAGAAGAGGCTGTTTGTgaatgaggaagtatacgCAAATGCATCTCGTATATTGGATGATATGGAAGGAAAATCAGGTGAAAGCACAAAGTATTTGAGTGTTATTAGTAGTGTAATTTCAAAGCAAAATGATAAATTGGAAAAACTTATATCTtatggaaatgaaatgggGGACCTTGTAGCTAATGTGGGTGGATTATTTTCTGAGGTTAATGAGAGTGTGAGGGCAGTGAGGGAAGTATTGCCAAGTGCTCTCATAAGAGCGAATAAATATTATACGGCTATTGCTGAGATTGTTAGGACAGTGTGGGATGATGTTAACAGGCCTTTGAAACAAGATGAGGCTAAATGCGGAAATCAAAACTTTGGAAGCGTTGGGGAACCGAAAAACGAGTGTGTTTACCGCACGTGTCCACTGGGAGACGGTGTGAGTGAAGACACTCTTCAGCACTATAAGAAAGGTGGTATTGAAATAAACGTTCAAACAGGTTCCGTAAGCGAATGCTTTAATAGACCAAGGGACAACTTATATAGGAACGGTGCAGAAAAGCATTCGAGTGATGTGCTAAAATGGCTTGAGGGTGAAACCACCCGTTTACAACTTACGGTTGAAGTGCAAAAAATATTTGGTCCCCTCATCGTACCTTTTGCTGCTGGACAATCGCCTTCTGCACTTCGTGCGATGATGTCCAATATCACTTTCCTCTATTCCCACTTTAAGGAGGTCCACAGCAATTTTACTTTAATGTTACACGACACCAACATTACTGATAATTTGAATAGTACTCATTCCACCATTTGA
- a CDS encoding expression site-associated gene 9 (ESAG9) protein, putative (GPI-Anchor Signal predicted for Tb927.1.5220 by DGPI v2.04 with cleavage site probability 0.64800006 near 278), with protein MVGLATVPLLTLTLLALCGESEASVVVSSGSQECEGYWDSSRRYHCTLHNTGGEGQRRVRLPPTPAAPARDKKTSGGTGVDTQGQEARKDTVLSSTSDGRTSQPPPANKETFPAVNGKSSDSVGGGVSKDEVVQRSESFKVSAPATSPARDYSKPKVDRARQELGDGEGYGRESVKGNAIVGKQVAGPDGGNVVRPPPQDVVSWPEQKNTQEAETMGIQSIQNGKDISDRITQHDNSHVMRPPTRGVVSVAEENAQEIIREDIDGEAAGENSSRKEKGAAHKGHVMLLSAVLGLTCS; from the coding sequence ATGGTCGGGCTTGCAACAGTTCCATTATTGACGCTAACATTGCTTGCACTATGCGGCGAGTCGGAGGCTTCAGTTGTGGTTTCATCTGGCAGCCAGGAATGTGAGGGATACTGGGACTCCTCCAGGAGGTACCACTGCACATTACACAATACAGGTGGCGAAGGCCAGAGGAGGGTGCGTCTACCACCAACTCCAGCGGCCCCAGCTCGTGACAAAAAAACGTCAGGTGGGACCGGTGTCGACACCCAAGGGCAAGAAGCACGGAAGGATACAGTATTGAGTTCAACCAGTGATGGTCGAACTAGTCAACCGCCTCCGGCCAATAAAGAAACATTTCCTGCAGTAAACGGGAAATCAAGTGACAGTGTAGGCGGCGGCGTGAGCAAAGATGAAGTTGTGCAGAGATCTGAAAGCTTCAAAGTCTCGGCGCCGGCGACATCCCCAGCACGTGACTACAGCAAACCGAAAGTGGATCGAGCAAGGCAAGAATTGGGAGACGGGGAAGGTTACGGCAGAGAAAGTGTAAAAGGAAATGCGATCGTAGGGAAGCAGGTAGCAGGGCCAGATGGCGGAAATGTGGTGCGACCACCTCCACAGGATGTAGTTTCGTGGCCTGagcaaaaaaatacacaggAAGCGGAAACTATGGGGATACAATCGATCCAAAACGGAAAAGATATTTCAGATCGAATAACACAGCATGACAACAGCCATGTGATGCGGCCGCCGACTCGGGGGGTGGTTTCGGTGGCTGAGGAAAACGCACAAGAAATAATACGAGAAGACATAGATGGCGAGGCCGCCGGAGAAAACAGCTCACGAAAGGAGAAAGGTGCAGCGCACAAAGGGCACGTGATGCTGCTTTCCGCAGTATTGGGTCTCACGTGCTCCTGA